The nucleotide window aattgatttcaatcatacaatactataaaagaactgaaaattttcatattgcGATTTATAGAGTTTTTGCCAAATTGAGCATTTTTACAGGTTCAAATGTAATTGTAAGTTTTCAAAAAGTTTATATTAGATCAAATCATATAATTATGCAATGCtataaaagaacaagaaaattaCAAATGACGATTTTATAACGTTTTGAAATAAAAGCATTTTTACAGGTTAAAATGTGATTGTGAGACATTCAAATCATGTTCACTATATAATTGcatcttttctttaaaaattttagttattgatatttttatattaacaaATTTCGTGCATTACACGAATTTATATACTAGTTGGTTGCTATTCTAATAAACTTATTCTATATTTCATTTAGTTTgtccaaaataatatattttcattgactttttattattattatttatatatttattttcgaccattgttatttaaaaataacttttaataaaaaatatttataacacATCAATTACTtcctttaattatttctaattgTACACATTTCTAAACTAAGTAGATTAAAAATGTTTGTTcggtttataatattttctttttgtaaaattttgatgaaaGCACACTTATTTGTCTTTGTTCAAGAAAGCTACTACTTCATTAACACACTACAATTCATGTTTGAGTAATTTATAAACTTTATATGAGAAaatgaaaagtaaaataataaaatataataaaaaatattattaacatGATATAGATTCTTGagatcaaatatattatatatgtcatTATTAGTGTGAACTATCTAAAAATAAGATAAGAAAGacactaaaataataataattgaaattcGCCAAAAGGCCTCATCTCTATAAGCCCGGCTCGTGAGGCGTCCCTCTCGCAGTGGTGCTTCTTGCTCACCTCGCTCTTATGACATGTTATCTTTCCCTTTTTCATTCCCTAGTAAAGGGTGAGTCCCATGCCTTAGTTTGTGGATCGCGATCTCACACACTAATCCATAGGTGCCTATAGTAGGCCGGCCGCCCTACCTAAACCAATCATCATATCAGTCCCTAAGCCCCAATGCTGGAAAGGCTCGGCTTCAAAATCGTACGTGAAGCTTCCGCCTCATACGGCTCCTCTGGAAAAAATGAGACCTTATaactaatatttctaattgatGGTTAAATATTACACGGATAATTAATCAAAAGCAATCACATGTTTTAGTTACAATTTTCAAATTGATAACCTTACCCTATttgtttcataaaatttatccactttttattttagtcttttttattaaatttgtcttattttgttTTGGTCATAACgaaatatatttgttttggtgttctcttagattaccttttggtgttcttacCCTCTtacttctctcgtttcttttattattagtttttgttttcttttattttgtagttgattctacttatctattttatttataggcatttaatttatctttctcgTGCAGTTACATCTTTTTATCGTTCTCGAgctgggggactcctttggccgcgctctcctttataggtatgagttaCCGCCGTTCTTCCCTCCCTAGAccatgtccatagtttttctatgagcggaatacactaggtaggatgatgatgatgatgataacaaatatatttcttactttaattttcatccatatatttattttctaataaattttcataaaataattttttacattcaattttcataatttttctactATTATCAATAAAGCAATTTTCAATAATTCTAATCAATaatcgtgatttgtaaatcatcataaaaagacaaaaaaaataataataaaataaataaaattaaaaatgataaattaaaatcacaaaactcCCGTTCTATTAAATCCTAccacataaaaataatttattaatttgttaatgttaTAATAATTTGTTAATTTGTCTTGGCAATTTTTATAGaatagataaaaatataaaatatttgtaaTTGAGTTATGATGGGTGTGAGTATAGTAGAGGGCTACTCTAATTAGTCATGTTTAAAGCGAGTCAAAGTCTTCTCGAGTTTATAAACAAATCCAATGGCAGTGCTTTTGCGATCTATTCCTACAACTACGTGACTGTGTGTCAGTGTTCATTTTTTATGGTTAAAATCAGTTATAAAATGGTTAACTTTTCCTTTCACATGTGAACATATGACTTTTATATGACTGTTGATTGCTTGCACTGCGGACGGTTATTCATaaagttaataaattattattatatgataagATTTAATAGAATGAAAGTTTtgttatttaaatttatcttttttaattttatttattttattattatctttattttcacggtaattgattaaaaatttttcatttGTAACAATTTGGAAATTACTTACTACTACGTGCTCCTTTTTGGAACCGGTCCACACCATGAATTAATGGGACATTTTGTGGAGCAATTGTActctttctctttcattttaaatatgctatttattttttgtatgtttatcaatatattaatttaataccTATTACTTATTAGTGACAAAtctgtataattaaaaattataaaaactagatattaataaattttatgttgaaaagaatcaaataagatttgatatgactatgttttaacgtatggattaaaaataaaatataaattaagaatgattaataaatagtaactcaaaagcaaatgagaccTTTGAAAAGAAACAAAGAGAATAGATGGGTGGGGTCATTAATTTTATATGAAGCAAATTAAGTAGAATATATAAAGTAGTTTATAGTGAGATATTACAGATGAGATCGAATTTACAATCTAAGTTGGACGAACTAAGATAGCAATCGCTCAAAAGGATGAATGGAGAATTATATTTGACATTCACATACTTCCTCTATTCTTAGTGGGTTACATTAGAGTTTTGTACAAAGAATTGAGAATGAAAATTTTTGTGAGGAAAAACTATTGCAACCTcattcatgaaaaaaaatacattagaAATATGAATGTAAAATAGATATTTATGTAATTAATGtttgtcaaaaataataatataactagtCATTTAAAACAGTTAAATAAGCAAAGTGTAACAAATATattgaaatgaaataaatataaggccaaatatttaataaattagcAAATAATGTATTTTCAATGATGCTTCTAAGCAAGATTTTAATCTTCAtgataaatatgaaaatattctttattattgatttataattaaatataatatcaaTTTGGTTTATTTGAAATAACTAattgtaataattaaaaattaaaatatttcgtACATTTTCACAAAGAAGTTTATTTATATTGTACTTATACTTATATTGAGGATATAGACACTTGATAACAATTGGTTTATTGAGTAAACATCCAAATTAGTATAACCAATTTCTGTTGAATGCTGTCTTAATCGTTAGTAATTATTTCTGATTTCATTCTATAGAttgagaaaataaaatttatcttttaatttgcacttctttttattttagtttgttccaTTTATTTtgcactctttttttttttttggcaaagaCCTCACTTTCTTTAAATCTCGTccacaaacttatttttatttctccAACTTAACCACTCATTTTTATAATCCACttgctttttattttattctccaACTCAATTTCAATTTTGGAGTATTTACTTTATTAATGACATAAACTCCAACTACAAGATTTAAAATGGCTGGATGGGATTTTGAAGGGGCGTCAAAAGTACTACTATCAACCAAGTACCAAGTTCTAATCAAGATGACTCATACCTTATTGACAACTTGACAACCTTAAACATAATGTCAATTATTggatttttgaaataaattattttaagtattcaATAGCATTAATGCAACGTTAGTACAACTTAATTAGCTTCTATTGTGATTCAAGTTTCCAATTGAAGGAATAATTTTACTCCTAAAAATCAACGCTACATAATGAGCAAGAATTATTGAGAAGGAAATGAATTGCAAAATAAGAGatcaaattaaacttaattcaaATCCAAACTTGGCTTGGATATACGCACAATTGAAATTATATACACATTAGTAATAGtacttcaaatataatttacaaatGTTCACCTTAATAGTTTCATTGCTTCTATATATTCCTAAAAATCTATTTCATATCAATCGAGATGAAAAACTCTCAAATGAAATCTACATTTTCGCAAAAAACAACGATTCAATTGAATTCGTCAACTCCGATCAGAAACGACGCCGTTTTTCGATTCTTTCACGGGCGAAGGAGGAAGCCTAGAGGAGAAATTCCGAATAGGATATTCATCAAGATGCGAGTCATCATCTTCAAAATTAAGAGCGTAACTCAGCGGGTCATACCTAAACTCAACCGAGTTAGATCGACGATTTCTTCCATGTTTTCCAGAAAAAATATTAGCGCAAAGATCCTTAACATCAGGAAGTTCAGATTTCAGCCAAGACAATAAACTCTGATTCTTTTCCGAATGTTCTAGTTTCATCTTATCATCATCTTCCTCAGAATCTGAGAAACTACAGCAAGAAGCACAAAGTAATTTCAACTTGTTCTTCAAAGACAGTGATGAATATTTCTTGTCGAACTTCATTGATGAGAGAAAAACAGAATAAGAAAAGCAATTTGCTTTGAATCAAGGAATGAGTAGACAGGAAAGTGTATGATTATGTGTCGGTGAAGAGTGAGTTTGGAGAGGAGATATATATAGAAATTAGGGTAAAGAGAAAAAGTATAGGGAAGATAAGGTTTTTAGCGTTATGTGCGGGgccacacattttttttatgattgccAGTTGGATGTTATAGTGGAGTGTGTGTGAGGATGACGTGGAGTAGGAGAGAGAATAAAATATACCGTGGGAATTGCGCGGCGTTTGGTTCGATTCGCGTGACTTCACTTGCGCCCGTTGTTTGTGCCTACTAGTTGTTTTACCAACTCGTcacaacaaatattttttttgaaagacgTATCTTAAGTCcaacttatttaaaattaatatttatattgtattttaaatgtctatttatattatcataatacttatttatcgtatttttaatgcctatttttaatatttttaatgtcataCTTACATAATTCTTAATAGGAgtacctacttataatattttaaaaaataaataataggtcGGCCTAATTGGGGAtgatctctcaaaaagacggtctctcacaagaatttgtgatttataTTTAAGATGATGTTTAGTAAATGTTTGTTgcctttttaatttatttgtttgatcatttgaaaatattaattattttgttagcTTTAACTAGTTAAATCAGTGGATTTAGCAAACTTAAATACTGATGCTGGTTATTTATTAAAGGAAAATAAGTCAATAAGTCAAAACCAAACtattttttttgaacttttgcttACTAGTGTGGAAAATTATTGTCCTTCTCTTGTTgagtaaaattttaaatattttttatattttctatattaaaaaataagtgtaacttttgtttttttatgtagtccaatatattaattcaattcttaatatttctaattacttataataaaaaattataaaaatttgatattaataatttttgcagtaagacgaataaaaaataatctcacttgactatattttaacttaaagattaaaaattaattacaaattatatattataatgttgCTACTAATATGGAACagataaagttaaaaaaaatcattttatatgAACATcaaatgtataaatatataaatagaatGTATAATCGCTCCAATACAAACTAACaacatacttcctccgttccataattgttgctacatttgcatgggcatcgggaattaagaaaagtgattgacctacaatgtagctgattgtttactttatagagtatagtattttattattgttaattgaaaaagaataaggaaaaataggttgttaggttactttatagagtatagtatatattttattatagagtatagagtaggataaaaataggggtagatagaactttaaatgattgttttattactaaaaacggaaatgtagcaagtaatatgaaattgtcaaaaatagaaaatgtagcaagtattatggaacggaggaagtatataacaaataataGAAACTCAAAATTGGATTACTAAGAACCAATCGAATACCAATATGATTACTCATAGACCTTTTTCAAACAACTTTAtcaaaaaacatatataataatgttaTAATTAATTGGTAGCGTTTAAAGGCAATTAGAACATCCCTTTCATTAGGGTTTAGCTTCATGTCTTCTCTTAATAGCCGGCCAAATTCAAtgctttaaaaaaatattaaattaggcttattattttattaccattgtATCAAGGTCCACGAGAAATCATCTCttctatactatatatactatgaTTAAATAATACTTATACTCTGAAATGCTTACTGCATTAAGATATTTGATACTTTTAATcatttaatcttattttatgtattatgtgttagattattaaatatatcttGTGGAGTCTTAACCACTAACTAaggcttttggttgaattacttccttaacatggtatcagagtcaaCGTGCCAGAGGTTACAGATTCGACTGTTAACCACTCCTTACTTAAAAGTGGAATATACAAGAGGGCATGTTTTGCATTCACATTTCTAGCTCAAAGGGCGCTCGTGTGAGGGGacatgttaaagtatataacatattttgaaacCTTAATCATCATCTTAAACTTTTTTGTTATTGGTTCCTTGAGATTACGATCAatgtttaagaaaaaatatagtcaaatgcgATCTTGTATGAATTTTCtgatcgcatactttcataatattatcataattctagatataattaatcaaaataatgtaTTAAGTTGCATAAAAGTCATAAAATGTAATAAGTATAATAGAACGAAAAAAGCATCTAGCTACTTATACAACTACTCGATATCATTAAAACtagtttgaaaatttaaataaatgaagCAGGTTATTTGGTTGATGACACTTTGAATAAGCTTAAAAATAGTATACTAATGAAGTTTAGAACATGCAAGAGTGTTCCTATGCACTTAGCAAGTACATGAATATGGTATCTTAGTGTTAAAGGGTAGTTAAAAAATAAGTATTGTACAAATCAATGTCATTATTAGTTTGATTATAGTTAAATATTTGAAGTTACCACTTGGTTCTTTGCATTAATTCAAATTTCTAAGGTGTACACAAAGCACACAACCATTTTCATTTGAGAAGATTGTGGCATCTCGGTTCATGAATTGTTGTTCTATTTGGTAACAATCTTCTTGGatgatatacatacatacacacacatatatatatatatatatatatatatatatatatatatatatatatatatatatatatatatatatatatatatattatataatatatatatatatatatatatatatatatatatatatatatatatatatatatattactatgaaAATATTTAATGCGATTTCAAATACTAAAACTTCCGGTTTTGGTTGAAATGGTCATTTAATATGTTATCTAGTGGCAGACTTCGGCTTCATCCGACCTGGTCTCCACCCCACTAAGATCattcttttttattaaaattttgaaaaattatcaaatGACACCCCTAAGTTTTTACATTTTATTAACAATACCCTTAAGTTatttcgattatcaatggtagCCTCGTGTTATTGAGCATTTTACAACTGTAACCTTTTCTAAATGTTTTCGTCTAAAATCATCCaaaacttttaacttttttttcttttatttttcaagttaaaaaatcaaaaaaataaaagaaaaagaaaaaaagttaatagtTTTGGACGATTTTGGACTGAAAAAATagaaaaggttacggttgtaagacgctcaattacacgagggtaccattgataatcgaaaaaacttagAAATACCATTAATAAAGGGTAAAAAATTaggagtaccattgataattttccCAAAATTTTTAATTGTCCCTCAAAATTaagtacttcatgtttaaattatttgattttagatTAAGTAATTAACCttccttataattaaaaattttcaaggtCCGCCTTTAATAATATCAACCTACAATCGATCCTTCTCAGTATCATCATTTACGCTAACTGTTGTACTCCTACTCTTTGACCAACTTAAACAACTTATTCAAAAGTTTTATGTGATAGTAATAGAGATCAAAAGATCAATTTATACTTTATTCTTCGTAAAtagttaaatttaaaaaaatgtgcTCACTATTTATGTATGGTAACTAGCCTAACCATTTAATCCTCAATATAAtggtctattttattttttgtaaaacaagcaaattcttaaaataatcaaatgctAAACTCTTAATTAATTAGGCAAATTAAAAGTCATTCAGAgaaaagtcaaaaaataaatagtataaTACAAAAATCTtcaattattacaaaaaaattaaattttgtttcaattagagtaaatatattttttttcaaataagatTCTAAAATTAATTCGCATCTAGTCTTTTATTTTTCTGAGTctatttaaaaattacattGTTAAAGGGTATGAATATGTATAGCAATTTTGTTGATCTCCAATATGTTACATCCAAAAGATTTAGGTAAGATGAGGATTATGAAATGAATAAAAGCCAAGTGCAGTTGTATTTTTAGCCGCTTTTAGTCGTTAGAATAGATATCTGTACAAGTATACCTACaatattgtattattttctttacTTAAAGTATATTAGTCATCCAACTTTTGAGGTCGGCTCCAAATCGAATCAGATAAACCCAAAGTGATGCAAATAACAACTCACCAAATTAAAGCAAATACAACAAAAGTCGACCAATTTTACTTTATAAAAGTGTGGAAAAATCGTCAAAAGCTTAGGCTTCCTTAAAAtcccaaaatattttatatctatTCAGTATCAGTCTTATAAGGgatcaattcaaaaaattaataaaaatattttttaatatttaataattaggagccaataattatatatatttagtaatATTAGAGGCCCATGATTAATGTTTCATCTTAGACATCTCAAGTCTCAGGATCGACcttatatatattctaatacGTCCCCTTAATATAAGAGTCATTTGGTTAAAATATGGATGCATTATGCACTTTCCTCATATCtgacgctaaatattccaccgaaaataaaaattgtgaaATTCAAATTCTTAACATTTTGTCATGTTAGGTCTTTCATATATGTCAATGGAAAAGGAAATCAACCAATagattaaacttttaattgattcattatcattatcataccCAATGTCCCGCTCGAAAATAGAGTTTGGGTGAGGAAAGGTGACGGACAATTCATACCCATACTCCGTTCTTTTGATTGATTGACCggtttaattgatttattacaATACGAAtacattacaatttacaaaccCTTTACAATAGAAGAGAAGGTCACCTTTGGCATTTTACAGAACATCCAATTTATACATCTTTTTGGACCATTGTTGAAAATGACTGATTTGAAATATACTACTTAGTGGGATTATCCATAACCATATCTATTATGTTGGGCGTGTAAAGTTATATGTGTGAGTGTATGAcctataaatattatatatacatgcataatGACATCATCATCAAATGTGAAGCCAACATATTTTGCATACATGATGCATAAAGAAGATAACGAAAGCTGTGGCCTGTGGGTCGTCATACTTATTAGCTTGAGTTTGACTATGGTAGTGCTTTTTACATTTCTCaccattaaaatgatcaattctaTAGGATCTTAGATTAAAGGGCCttaattattagttattacactttctttgtttaatttaattaatggttTAGGTttcaaaattatgaaaaaatataaaataaatagaccTTTAACAATAGTATGTAATTTTTAGATACGGCAAAACCTACTACTTGACTTAAACCTAATCTGAAATTATTGGGTTTGTATTGTGATTTTTGATTCAATTAATTAAATCGACCAACCCGACGTAGTCTGTTTACTAAATAGGTTAGGttaaggttaaaattttaaacatgAAAGCAACCTATATAACgtatttaattaaatgagttaaTTCTGAGTTAATCAATAAGTATAACCCGAATTTAATTCCTTTAATATCTTCCTATTTTCCataaaaaatacaaacaaaCAACTTATAGACGAAGAATTTAAAACTGGGGTCTTAAAATTAAGATGTAGTCAATGTTAAAACCtacagtaaaaaaaaaattataaacggaTTAAGTGGATCGAAATCAGGTCGACCTGATTTATTGCAGATCAGGTTAGGATTGAAATTTTCGACCCAATTAAACAAACAGTTAGATTTGAATTCAGGAGTTTCTAACGTGTTTATACATGACTCTAACTCGAACACAACCTAACCTAATCTGTTTGCAGGGTCGGAGGAGCTCCATGAAATGCTGTCTCAAGGCCCCGATTTATAgggctttatttttttttttccaaaaaatataaGAGGAATACCAAGTATTCAAGAGCATTGAGAATAGAAAAACTAACAGATATTTcctgatataccactgagtttcttcgaaattcaccatataccacatgaaatgttataattcaccatataccattgagtttacgtccgttagcacagaataccattaatgacaactgccgtcaacACTTCCTTCCTCTAGGGTTCTCTCCATTGAATTCTCCATtttcctctctctctctcctcatcGAGAACTCTCCTCATTTGGATTCAGAACCTTCCttctttcttctcctttttcctcttttttGTCTCCCTCCCTTTCTTTAACATCCTAGCATCATCAGACTCCAAACAAGTATTCCCTGATTCCTTAAGGTAGAATTAATCAAATTCAACACTCTTTTATCCTTCACAACCTTCTCTAAACAATACATCACTGATCCTATATATAGGACTAATTTACATGATCAAAGCAAGGAAGAATCATATGTTTAGGCAACTAACATAACGGTCACATTGCCTCGTGGTTTACACGTgcctattaaaaatcaaaatagaaaTCAGAATACAGCAGCTCTTCTGTTAGTGTTCTTCTGTTGAATGCTCGACCTTCACCTCGATTTTTCGTGCAATTTCAGTTATTTTGAGGAGGGTTCTTGGGCCATGACAGCAAGGCCCATGTGGAGAGATTCCAATTCTACCCTCGATTTCCTCCCCTGACCTCCGGTCACTTCTGCACTGCTCcgtcaaggtggcctggtcatcGATATTGAACAAGTTCTTTTACATGGCTGATACAGAAGCTAGTATAAAGGCTGCTGACTACACGACCTTGCACACGGATTTCAGAGCGTTGTGTGAGTTATTAATAGGGTTCTTGGCCCTTAATGGCTAGGTCCATGTGCCAAGATTTCATTTCTACTATAGCTCAAGTTCTGGATGCACCGGTTtggcctccacgtgtcgtgcaaggtgggctATTCGCTGATTGTGCTGTTGTGTTGTTCTGATGTCAGAATTTGTTCTGTATGTTGGTTTCTGTGGGGATGCTCTTGCTTGtgatgtttattatttattacatgGTTTACATCTTCATAGATATCTTCAAGTGCTGAATTGTGCTTAGAAGGTGCACATGACTTGGAAGATGCATATGCACATGGTTCAATTACAATATGCTACACGTCCATTCTTCCACTTACGCAAAGCTACCAAGATCtgaaccaatatggttcaatcACTAAACCCTTATCAACATTCACCAATATCTCACTCAAATCACCTCTTATATACCAAAGATATCCGGCAAAATTACTTCTAATTTTCCTAATAACAGTATGAGCATCTCTACCAAGGCAAAAAGCATGAGACTTTGAAGAAAATCTAGACTTAAAAATGGGTTCAAGAATCAACAATAACACCTCTTGAACAACATGGTTTTGAAAAGGTGGCttattagaattcaaaatcttcTTCAATCTATTCTTAGAGGTAAATTCATTGATGGGTTTTTCAGTAGGACTACGAATATACAAATCAGTTTTCATGTCCCATTTAAATTGACCTTTTACTACAGCATTACGAAGAGCAAGAAGATCATCCAATACCTGAGAGTGAATGGCGTTACGAGAAGGGAAGAGCCAGTAAAATTTAAagcttgaatttaattttcttgatgataaattcagaaattaaaaagaaattagtaCCTTCTCGATGAGGAGAGAGAGAGGGAAATGGAGGAATTCAATGGAGAGAACCCTAGAGGAAGGAAGTGTtgacggcacactgacggcaattgtcattaatggtattctttgctaacggacgtaaactcaatggtatatggtgaattaaaacatttcatgtggtatatggtgaatttcgaagaaactcagtggtatatcatgaaatatccgaaaAACTAATCATTACAGTTGATTTAACGGAATGATgacaattattatttttcattaactGATGGACATACTTAAAATGAAGCACtgaatattagaaaaatattggtttcatgtaattataaaatttagaattattttaatatattaataaaaaaatttacaaatattaaaatataataaaatatattttaaatttttagggacctataatttatattttagttaTAGCCTTTAAAATGTCTAGACTACTGTCTATTTGACAGACATAATATTTTTGTTCCAACTCATGCGGGGTGAGTCATGAGTGGATGAGATGGCATTAATGTCTTTGAAATTGTTTTGAAATATACTTCTTTCGTTTCATAATACccgttatattttttattttttgcaattttatattacttgctacattttcgtttttagtaataaaacaatcatttaaagttctatctacccctatttttatcctactttatactttataataaaatactaaacTATACTCTAaataacctaacaacctatttttcctttttctttttcacttaacaataataaaatactatactctataaagtaaacaatcagctacagtgtaggtcaatcacttttaaacaatcagctaccgtataggtcaatcacttttcttaatccccgtgcccatgcaaatgtagcaacaataTCAGAACGCATAATTACTACTATACTATTAGTGTATCGGCATAATTATGTTG belongs to Amaranthus tricolor cultivar Red isolate AtriRed21 chromosome 17, ASM2621246v1, whole genome shotgun sequence and includes:
- the LOC130804051 gene encoding uncharacterized protein LOC130804051 is translated as MKFDKKYSSLSLKNKLKLLCASCCSFSDSEEDDDKMKLEHSEKNQSLLSWLKSELPDVKDLCANIFSGKHGRNRRSNSVEFRYDPLSYALNFEDDDSHLDEYPIRNFSSRLPPSPVKESKNGVVSDRS